In Alnus glutinosa chromosome 7, dhAlnGlut1.1, whole genome shotgun sequence, the sequence GACGGGGCGGGTTTGCGGGTACAggtgggttttgcacacccctaattTCAAGCCCCGTTTAGGCCAAAATAAGTCGATGTCCGAATTCCGACCAAAATAGCCAATGCCAGCCAGAGTTGCCGAAATCCAAGTTCCGGTCATAATAGccaatattcaaattcaagcCATAGTAGCCATTCTTCAGCCACTCGATGAATCAACGATCACTAACAAATCGTTCATCTTGCGGAGGAATGTTAGTGATAGAAATTCGTTGTGATATATGATTATTTGAATTCCCTAAAACTACagtaatcaaatcatctaaatcccttaatttagagaattcaAATCAACATTTATCATAATGAATTGTTATCCTTAACATTTTCTATCAAACAAAAGACAGCTTTTGGTACTTATTTTCAACACCAaatcaaaacactaaaaccaacttcaaactcaaggaaaatcaaccattgaaacTCCAACACATGAACCCAATTAGCCAACCCCCATCGACCCATAAGCTTAAACCACATAAatccaaaatcaaaacaatcaaCGTATATTTCTCACCCTCCTGATCATCAAaaccttattttttattctacaaaTAGCAAATAGAAAATACACCATACACTGCCACCGCGCTTGCGACGTGTTCTCGAGCTACCATCAGCACAAGAAAATATAAGCATGGATATAATTGAGAGGGACATGATAATCAAGCCAAGCAAAAGTAGGCCACCCGTGCCCTCCAACGGAACACCTGGATCATCGACATGAGCAGCACCAACTAGAGCACCAAAATCTCTCACCATTTGTGGAATTTCCTTCTCTTTCTAAGATTTTTAAtagctcaatatatatatatactcaagtTTAATAACTTCTACTTAACTCCaagttcatcaaaaaaaaaaattgaaatttatagCCAGCCTGCACATTTCTGATAACTTTCCTTGAAATTTATTGACTAGAAACTGGTAGGAACTAAGAATTTTCCCATATTTTATTCTGTTATTCGATCGGGTCCACGTAtattaataacatttttttttttttttggatgaatgtaTTAATAACATTCTTCATTGAACTTTTCATGTAAGACAAGCTAGCTAGCTTATTCACACGATTATCCATAAGAccaagtaattaattaagctacAATACAAGTTTTGGATTACCAATCTTTATACAAGTCAAGCCCatgaccttttcttttttcctctctcttttggaaattattttacgaccCCCTTGTGCTTTTCTGCTTTTTGACATTGAAACCTCACTtcctaatttgatgaaattACGATCCTAGCTTGTTTTGAATATTTGTAAATTCAGACCTCTGGTACTTTTTCCGTCAAATAGACAAcgtaaacatttaaaaaaataaaaaaaaaaaatagttttgccCAAAAGGGCGGAGGGGCGGAACCAGAATTTGTGGTGTACGTGGAGAGACTACcttaaataaatacatatagtCTCTTCATGTGTGTCTGTTCTTCATTGAAATTTTTATGCAAGAGGAGAAGCTTATGTGATAAAAAATACtgtaaattaaatggttaattTCTGCAGATATAAATAGATATTTCAGCCACCCACAAAACAAATTATCCATAAGATATGaccaactaattaattaagctagAACCACAATTAAGTTTTGGATTACCAATCTCAACATGCAAGTCAAGAACTTTAGCAATCTTTATACAAGTCAAGCCCTTGACTTGACTTGACTTAGTCAAGGGCTTGActtgtataattttaaaaatatataattttaaaattcctCAAGACACATTGTTCAAGCTTACAAAATCCCAACACACAAAATTTtagagacagaattcttcaaacCTACGTCAAATTTTGACTATGTTGATGAAATACACATacgttttaatttatttattggcTAGCTTAGGAAGCTTTAATCAAAGtttcactttaatttttttttttctcccaccGAGATATAGCACTCAATTCCATTAAAATAAatggttaaatacttttttgcctcgtgtggtttaaaaatttattttttgtcctcttagtttacatttttttcataGATGGTACATGTGCTACGGAAAAAGACGGAGATAGTACCTTCGTccatttttctgtccaaaactaacgtaTGGCCATGTCATCGGACAAGTGTTGGTATAATAATGTGATATCTGTCCCCAAATGCAACGTCAGCGCCACGTCAGCGCTGACATGgctaccatattttttttttatttttaggattttttattttttttaaaaaaaaattatagaagtggctcagccacccccaagcccagtttttggggtggccgaaccaccaccatagcctatggggtggttcagccacccccatttttggCCCTTGGAGatggttcaaccacccccaaaactgGCCTTAGTCACCCCtacaatttttatcttttattttttaaaaaaagtccttaaaataataaaaaaaaatttaaaaaaatatgatagcGACGTCAGCGCTGGCGTGGCGCTAACATTGCATTTGGGGACACTTGTCTGATGACATGGCCAGACTTTAGTTTTAGATGGACAAATCGTTGGAGGCTAGGTATCAtctccgtcttttcccataacACATGTACTacctatgaaaaaaatgaaaaaactcagagggcaaaaaataaagtttttaaactacaATGGGGTGTAAGGTATTTAATCCTAAAATAAATTACCAAACACTTGCAATTtgtgtttaattaaaatacactAAACCATGTGCGGCATATCGGTCCACACTTTAAATATTAGATAATATCATATTACATTGGCAAATACATTTAATTAGTCTAAATAATTCTGCTTTGGTTTGAATAGTGGGGCCAAGGCTCCAATTGTGTGAAAAACTAATAATTCAATTGCTAACAAGAACAAGTCACCCTAATATTTTGAATGGGATTTATTTATTCTAATCTTCtttgaaaatcattttaataaagatcataaaaaaaaaaaaaaaaaaaaaaaaaaatgggactAGTGTCCACTGTCCACATCTTGCAACTAAATGCATAATCATAAATCTAtcagtattttattatttttttggaaaaagctaCAAGGGTTATcttaagttttcttttcttcaaataGTGAGGTTTTGATAGATTGGGAAGTTATGTAATTGATTGGTTGGTTTGATGCTAAATTTAAGcattcttcatcatcaactaaTTAATTACATTTCAAAATTAAGTATGTTGTGGATAAGAATACCCAAAGTGAACCTAATTGGTGCATCCATCCTTTCAATTTAAGTTtattaaaagataaatgtttCTAAATTCTTTTCGTTGAATTTGGTTTAAGTgccgtaaaaaaataaataataaataaataaataataaaaacatgtgTTGGAGTGACTTTTTTTCAAtggttcatatttaattttattctttctttcttttcttatgaAAAACTTGAAATTGCACTTAAGCCAAATCCTATTTGGTAAAGGTAGATCAGAATGATTATTTAAGTTACAATCACCTTTAGGCTTCAggctatttcttcttcttcttctccttttcccagtaaagaaaaggaaaatcctAAATGTTTGTAAGAAACCCTTGCACTCCTCTCTGCTTTCTCCTGTGATGAATATAATTTGGTTTGCCATTTCTACTAAGATTTGTTGGTCACCTTCTAGTAAGGTTATCTCCAACTTCCAGAAGGCTTGCTCCAGGCACAAATAAGACTCCATTGACTGGAATAGGGTAAAGATTGTGCATAACTGTGAATGAGAACCCATTTTGCATAGAAAGTCAGGCATATTTGAGTATATTTTGCAAGAAATTCATAGATTTGGACTTTAAGGGAAAAGTAATAGAATTACACTTGGCCAAAGATACGGCTTTTGAGATTTTAAACCTGCCTTTTACTACCCTTTTGCACCCTATCATTTATAAactaaactcttttttttcttctaatttttagggttaaatacgtttttactCCATATGATttaatgcatttattttttgctccatgtggtttattttatattgtagaTAATACCTCGTTTATTGTTAAtgacggagatggtacctccaTCCAAACTTCTGTcaaaaaattgacggaagtccacgTCAACATTTCtagcttaaaaaaataaaaaggaggtTAATctccccctccttttttttattcaattatttttttatataatttttttaagttttttaatttttaattaagtataGGACACATGTCAACACCTTAGAGGTGTTGACGTGGACTTCCGTTAAATTTTAGACGGAAGTAACATCTCCATCATTAGTCATAAACGAGGTACCATCTACAATATGAAATTGGTcagaagaagcaaaaaataaagacgtTAAACCACACGGGGttaaacgtatttaaccctaattttttttcaacttaattTATCACTTACATTTTTCACAAACTCGTTCCTTGGTCAACTTTAATTGACAAATAGAACTCCACAACCTTAGTGAAAAGGGAGATGTTCACACCCAAATAACTCCATAACGTATTtacaacaaaatcaaattgataATACAGACCATATGCATATGCCGGATACCATCATCACTTCTGAAAAATACTTATTGATATTAAGAAATTCTCACACTTTCCTCATAGTAAGCAACCCAAAATTATAGGCTCTCAGTGATAACCAAGTGGAGCAGGAGACTCCCTCAACTCACGTCCTTGATAATGTATGTCCTGCAATTCAAAATTTGCAACGAAAAACACCATAAACATACAGATGATCAGCTAAAGGGGAAAGCCTGTGACAAGGAATGAGATCATTTTATACTTACAGCTGCAAAGTGGTTGACATCGCGGTGGTGAGCCTCATCCGCTCTCACAACCATGACAACATCGCGTAAGGTTGAGTCCGCCGGCAGCTGCCAGTAATCAACGGCAATGGCCGGAGCCGGCACGTTCTCGATAGTGCCCTTGTCGAGTTCCTTGAGGAACTCGGTGTACGAGTGTATTGCCTCCTCCTCGAGGTAACCCACCACACGGTGAGCGAATTTCGGAGAGATGATATAGCCCAAGAAGTAAGCATTGAAGAAAACACCTTGGACAGTAAACACAAGAGCGCGCTCGTACCACCTGGGGTCGGATACCTCCATGAAGGTCATGAGGTGCATACGCTCATTCTCAGCTTCTTCCAGCAGGGCTTTGATCCAACCGCCGCTTTGCTCGAAGCGCCTCAGTGACTTGCAGTGCAGCAACAAGCCTCCCACCATGCCCGGAACAGCAGCTACAGTTTCTAGCATCATTGCCCGGCATCCATATCGCCTCTGTAACATTTATACaaacacaattttatttaaattttttcaattttgtctcaaattttttaaatcatctaaacataactttaaaaaataaatttattcattattcacaatttaaaatataataaaaaaaatcgccCATCCTAAAGTTTCTAACATGCTCTTTAATCGGGCGGAGACAAAATCAGAAATAATTTGCCAGAAAAGAGGGCCTCCGATATTGAAATAATTACAACaagactaataaattaagactgcacataaataatatttaaagaaacaaGCACCTGAAAGAACAAGTCAGTCGGCCATCTGAGGGATTTGACGGTCCAAAAAGCCAATTTGTCCATAAACGTAGCGGGCACGTGGTGCTTCTTCAGATCAATTGAAAGATCCGCTTGGTACGCCTCCCATGGCTGATTCCATCGTCCATACACACACCATGACAATCATAGCATAAATCAGTAATTTCCATCgctaaacaaatttaaaatattacaaaaaattataatttcttttacaGAAATTCCttcttataatattttattaaaaaaaacatgtatattTCAGAGatttccaaaaaattaaaaacttttcagCAAGATTCCCAAAATCAAAATACaacataaattataaaagaacAGAATAACCGTGTACGTACTATtaaaaatgggttttttttttttaaaaaaaaaaattctcaagagaaaaaaaatagcacTACCAAATCAccctataaatttaatttatattttaattaacttaaattcaatacataaaagaaatgaaaaatgaatgacgtaaaatatttttgataacaaggttaaattattatatatgagagcttctacacatcctcccctcatccctccttatcacccttttataataaaaaaaattgatttttattaaaaagttgtctctaatGTCACATcatagacaactttttaataaaaaccaatttttttaaggaaaaggcGGTGACAAAGAAGATGAGAGCCTCCTCTTTAGCATTTCCCATTATATATTCCATTTAGGTGAagaatttaaccatttaatttatattttgttaattgtgTATATAAGTACGTACCCTAAAGCAAGTCCACCTCCAATCGGTGCCATCCTTTTTCACAATCTTCCCAGACGGCACGCCCCAATAACTCACAATCTCCTTCTTCTCGGCCTTATCGTTCTCACTAATGGAAATACTTGGCTTACCGTTCTCCacctgctgctgctgctgcgcCACGGCGCTGAAGTTCCGGACGCCGGCGATCCAACTCGCGCCTAACGTATTGGTCGCGTTCCCGTTCATGATTCCGGCCAAAACAGATTTTCCGTTGGCCACGCCACGGGCGGCGGTGGCGGAGTGAGAGAAGAGGCGCGCGTCGAACGCGGCCAGCATAGATCCGGCGAGCCTGGCCCCACCTTGACGCATCATCGTGCTCTGATTGTTGAGAGGTCTTGgcagaagagaaagaaaaaaaaggtttttctGGGGTTTTGACTTTGGTGATAGGGTTTAAGACAGACTTGTGTATATGTTGTTGCAGTTATATATACGTTCAAGTTAACTATGGTTAGGTTCGTGAGTTAGCCTCTTATTTACTCGACGGTTGTTCCTGATATTTCCAGTCTAGAAGTTGTGATGAATTGACGTAATTGTCCTTGACCAATGTCTATCTATAGCGTGCTACTTGCtggagtttttattttttttttattattattattaattttgttgAGAAAACTATGTGCTGGAGTTATGTGTGGCACACGGGGTGCggatattttagtaatttttggTAGACGAAAAGAATTTGTCGACTACAAGTAAAGGCGGTTGTAGCGTAGCGTTTGTTCAATCTTGGGGACCAAGGCAAGGGTATATGGGTTGAGTTAAGTTGCGTGGTGGACACGAACGatggttaataaaaaataaaaaataaaaaataactctGCACGTTTGCCAAGTTGGCAGTTTCCAATTTGGAAGCTCCCACGCTGTGGGAACTTTTTTTGACCAGTTTGACCGGTGGCGGGCAGGCTGAAATCACGCACTTGTCAGTGGCAAAGAACACGACGCGTTGCAAATATATATTGAACTGTTTTTCAAAAAGGAGGGAGAAAAATTGTCACTACGACTTTACATATCAAAAGTAACACACGAAACAACTTCCTCGAAGGTCGGAGGAACTAACCTCATTCATACATtcatgacttttttttcttttttctctttttaactgaataaggtaaatatatatatatatatatattatccttaaaaactatcactcaattgtcaatgtctttctcaaatcattaacatgttttggtagtttagggaggacattaacacaattggtgaTTTGGGAGGGATTGGATATTGACAATAATATAG encodes:
- the LOC133872995 gene encoding ubiquinol oxidase 2, mitochondrial-like, which produces MMRQGGARLAGSMLAAFDARLFSHSATAARGVANGKSVLAGIMNGNATNTLGASWIAGVRNFSAVAQQQQQVENGKPSISISENDKAEKKEIVSYWGVPSGKIVKKDGTDWRWTCFRPWEAYQADLSIDLKKHHVPATFMDKLAFWTVKSLRWPTDLFFQRRYGCRAMMLETVAAVPGMVGGLLLHCKSLRRFEQSGGWIKALLEEAENERMHLMTFMEVSDPRWYERALVFTVQGVFFNAYFLGYIISPKFAHRVVGYLEEEAIHSYTEFLKELDKGTIENVPAPAIAVDYWQLPADSTLRDVVMVVRADEAHHRDVNHFAADIHYQGRELRESPAPLGYH